Proteins encoded within one genomic window of Halorussus salilacus:
- the carB gene encoding carbamoyl-phosphate synthase large subunit has product MTEDTTAGEGRTILLIGSGPIQIGQAAEFDYSGAQACRALQEEGARVVLVNSNPATIMTDPEMADEVYVEPITTEAIAEVIRKENPDGVIAGLGGQTGLNVTAELSEEGVLEEYDVDIMGTPLDTIYATEDRDLFRQRMEDLGQPVPRSTTIALDDDEEVAAITEDDLRERVEDAVDAVGGLPVIARTTYTLGGSGSGVVDDMDELLARVRKGLRLSRNGEVLITESIAGWVELEYEVMRDAGDSCIIICNMENLDPMGIHTGESTVVTPSQVIPDEGHQEMRDAALEVIRELGIQGGCNIQFAWHDDGTPGGEYRVVEVNPRVSRSSALASKATGYPIARVTAKVALGKRLHEIENEITGETTAAFEPAIDYVVTKVPRWPKDKFPDVDFELGTAMKSTGEAMAIGRTFEESLLKALRSSEYDPDVNWAEVDDEALETHFLERPSPDRPYAMFEAFDRGYSVAEVVDLTGIYEWYVERYENVAEAAVSAQEGDFETAAEAGFTDHEITAMAGGEFEDTHASWLPAGSHEASAEDASADEETATDGAGVAVESVEADAPARDFKQVDTCAGEFEASTPYYYSSRRPGVGLGRDEVQVDRDVESVVVVGGGPIRIGQGVEFDYCSVHAVRALREQGIDAHVVNNNPETVSTDYDTSDGLFFEPITAEEVADVIATTDADGVMVQFGGQTSVDIGAPLEAEIERRGLDCEILGTSVEAMDLAEDRDRFNRLMDDLGISQPEGGSATSEEEALDLAHDIGYPVLVRPSYVLGGRAMDVVHDDEELREYIEEAVRVSPDKPILVDEFLADAVELDVDAVADGEDVLIGGIMEHVESAGVHSGDSACMIPTRSLDEETLGRVREVVEDIAVALDTVGLLNVQLAVQDGESEAQSASDASGETASEVYVLEANPRSSRTVPFVSKATGVPIAKLAAKVMAGESLADLDAREQVPEQVSVKEVVLPFDRLPGSDPRLGPEMKSTGEVMGTADAFGRAYDKAQDAAGSSLPEEGTAVVDLPVEGFDDYYDLAAFDDLADALRAGEVDLLVTRDRAALETAVEEEVTYFSTEASARAALEALDARDEPLDVAPLADRAKETREWGK; this is encoded by the coding sequence ATGACCGAGGACACCACGGCTGGCGAGGGACGGACCATCCTGCTCATCGGTAGCGGACCCATCCAGATCGGACAGGCCGCGGAGTTCGACTACTCCGGCGCGCAGGCCTGCCGCGCCTTACAGGAGGAGGGCGCGCGAGTCGTGCTGGTCAACTCCAACCCCGCGACCATCATGACCGACCCGGAGATGGCCGACGAGGTGTACGTCGAACCCATCACGACCGAGGCCATCGCGGAGGTCATCCGGAAGGAGAACCCCGACGGCGTCATCGCGGGACTCGGGGGCCAGACCGGGCTGAACGTCACCGCCGAACTCTCCGAGGAGGGGGTCTTGGAGGAGTACGACGTCGACATCATGGGGACGCCGCTGGACACCATCTACGCGACCGAGGACCGCGACCTGTTCCGCCAGCGGATGGAGGACCTCGGCCAGCCGGTCCCGCGCTCGACGACCATCGCGCTCGACGACGACGAGGAGGTCGCCGCCATCACCGAGGACGACCTCCGCGAGCGCGTCGAGGACGCGGTCGATGCGGTCGGGGGCCTGCCGGTCATCGCCCGCACCACCTACACCCTCGGCGGGTCGGGGTCGGGCGTCGTCGACGACATGGACGAACTCCTCGCCCGCGTTCGGAAGGGTCTGCGCCTCTCGCGCAACGGCGAGGTCCTCATCACCGAGTCCATCGCCGGGTGGGTCGAACTGGAGTACGAGGTGATGCGCGACGCCGGGGACTCGTGTATCATCATCTGCAACATGGAGAACCTCGACCCGATGGGCATCCACACCGGCGAGTCGACGGTCGTCACGCCCTCGCAGGTCATCCCCGACGAGGGCCACCAGGAGATGCGCGACGCCGCGCTCGAAGTCATCCGCGAGCTGGGGATTCAGGGCGGCTGTAACATCCAGTTCGCGTGGCACGACGACGGCACCCCCGGCGGGGAGTACCGCGTCGTCGAGGTCAACCCCCGCGTCTCGCGCTCCTCGGCGCTGGCCTCGAAGGCCACGGGCTACCCCATCGCCCGCGTGACCGCGAAGGTCGCGCTCGGCAAGCGCCTCCACGAGATAGAGAACGAGATTACGGGCGAGACCACCGCGGCGTTCGAGCCAGCAATCGACTACGTTGTGACCAAGGTCCCCCGCTGGCCCAAGGACAAGTTCCCGGACGTGGACTTCGAACTCGGCACCGCGATGAAATCGACGGGCGAGGCGATGGCCATCGGCCGGACCTTCGAGGAGTCGCTCCTCAAGGCGCTGCGCTCGTCCGAATACGACCCCGACGTGAACTGGGCCGAGGTCGACGACGAGGCCCTCGAAACTCACTTTCTCGAACGCCCCTCGCCCGACCGCCCGTACGCCATGTTCGAGGCGTTCGACCGGGGCTACTCGGTCGCGGAGGTCGTCGACCTCACCGGCATCTACGAGTGGTACGTCGAGCGCTACGAGAACGTCGCCGAGGCCGCGGTCTCGGCACAGGAGGGCGACTTCGAGACGGCCGCCGAGGCCGGGTTCACCGACCACGAGATAACCGCGATGGCGGGCGGGGAGTTCGAGGACACCCACGCCTCGTGGCTCCCCGCGGGGAGCCACGAGGCGTCCGCCGAGGACGCCAGCGCCGACGAGGAGACGGCGACCGACGGCGCGGGCGTCGCGGTCGAGTCGGTCGAGGCCGACGCGCCCGCTCGGGACTTCAAGCAGGTCGACACCTGCGCGGGCGAGTTCGAGGCCTCGACGCCGTACTACTACTCCTCGCGGCGTCCCGGCGTCGGACTCGGCCGCGACGAGGTGCAGGTCGACCGCGACGTCGAGAGCGTCGTGGTGGTCGGGGGCGGCCCCATCCGCATCGGGCAGGGCGTCGAGTTCGACTACTGCTCGGTCCACGCGGTCCGGGCGCTCCGCGAGCAGGGCATCGACGCCCACGTCGTTAACAACAACCCCGAGACCGTCTCGACCGACTACGACACCTCCGACGGCCTGTTCTTCGAACCCATAACTGCTGAAGAGGTCGCCGACGTGATAGCGACCACCGACGCCGACGGCGTGATGGTCCAGTTCGGCGGTCAGACCTCCGTCGACATCGGCGCCCCCCTCGAAGCCGAGATAGAGCGCCGGGGACTCGACTGCGAGATTCTGGGCACCTCGGTCGAGGCGATGGACCTCGCGGAGGACCGCGACCGCTTCAATCGCCTGATGGACGACCTCGGCATCAGCCAGCCCGAGGGCGGGAGCGCCACCAGCGAGGAAGAGGCGCTCGACCTCGCCCACGACATCGGCTACCCGGTCCTCGTCCGGCCCTCCTACGTCCTCGGCGGCCGCGCGATGGACGTGGTCCACGACGACGAGGAGCTCAGAGAGTACATCGAGGAGGCGGTCAGGGTCAGCCCCGACAAGCCCATCCTCGTGGACGAGTTCCTCGCGGATGCGGTCGAACTCGACGTGGACGCCGTGGCAGACGGCGAGGACGTACTCATCGGGGGCATCATGGAACACGTCGAATCGGCGGGCGTCCACTCGGGCGACTCGGCCTGCATGATTCCCACGCGCTCGCTCGACGAGGAGACCCTCGGGCGGGTCCGGGAAGTGGTCGAGGACATCGCGGTCGCGCTCGACACCGTGGGCCTGCTGAACGTCCAGTTGGCGGTTCAGGACGGCGAGAGCGAGGCGCAAAGCGCCTCGGATGCGAGCGGTGAAACCGCGAGCGAGGTCTACGTCCTCGAAGCAAACCCCCGCTCGTCGCGCACGGTCCCGTTCGTCTCGAAGGCGACCGGCGTCCCCATCGCCAAGCTCGCCGCGAAGGTGATGGCGGGCGAGTCGCTTGCCGACCTCGACGCCCGAGAGCAGGTCCCCGAGCAGGTCAGCGTCAAGGAGGTCGTCCTGCCGTTCGACCGCCTGCCGGGAAGCGACCCGCGGCTCGGCCCCGAGATGAAGTCCACCGGCGAGGTGATGGGCACCGCCGACGCCTTCGGCAGGGCCTACGACAAGGCCCAGGACGCCGCGGGGTCGTCGCTCCCCGAGGAGGGCACCGCGGTCGTCGACCTCCCGGTCGAGGGCTTCGACGACTACTACGACCTCGCGGCGTTCGACGACCTCGCCGACGCGCTCCGCGCGGGCGAGGTCGACCTGCTGGTGACCCGCGACCGCGCCGCCCTCGAAACCGCGGTCGAAGAGGAGGTCACCTACTTCTCGACCGAGGCGAGCGCCCGGGCCGCGCTCGAAGCCCTCGACGCGCGCGACGAACCGCTCGACGTGGCCCCGCTCGCCGACCGGGCGAAGGAGACCCGCGAGTGGGGCAAGTGA
- a CDS encoding ArsR/SmtB family transcription factor produces MDSAELLDILGNENRRRILRLLSRKPCYVTEISEYLGVSPKAVIDHLRKLEDAGLVESRTDDQRRKYFSISRNLRLEVSVSPYEFGMKSAYPASANLDVSRCRYVSLNVQFDSPESDGDAAESDAEAEALDAETGNPDSPTRRADDSGAGDAGTESVERATGLASELDELQQLQSELSLAQRWVHGRIADVQERLSDALDADGAERLHAEVVAAVAGGATTVGEVARAVDAPEPVVEECLAVLADRGFLEQRDGEWALAG; encoded by the coding sequence ATGGACTCCGCCGAGCTACTCGACATCCTCGGGAACGAGAACCGGAGGCGAATCCTCCGGCTACTGTCACGCAAGCCCTGTTACGTCACCGAGATCAGCGAGTACCTCGGGGTCAGTCCCAAGGCGGTCATCGACCACCTCCGGAAGCTCGAAGACGCTGGCCTCGTCGAGAGCCGAACCGACGACCAGCGCAGGAAGTACTTCAGCATCTCGCGCAACCTCAGGCTCGAAGTCAGCGTCTCACCCTACGAGTTCGGAATGAAGAGCGCCTACCCCGCGAGCGCCAACCTCGACGTGAGCCGGTGTCGGTACGTCTCGCTGAACGTGCAGTTCGACTCGCCGGAATCCGACGGGGACGCCGCCGAGTCCGACGCAGAGGCCGAGGCACTCGACGCCGAGACCGGTAACCCCGACTCCCCGACTCGGCGGGCAGACGACTCCGGGGCGGGCGACGCCGGGACCGAGAGCGTCGAGCGGGCGACCGGCCTCGCGTCGGAACTCGACGAACTCCAGCAACTCCAGAGCGAACTGTCGCTCGCCCAGCGGTGGGTCCACGGTCGAATCGCCGACGTACAGGAACGGCTCAGCGACGCCCTCGACGCCGACGGCGCGGAGCGACTCCACGCGGAGGTCGTGGCGGCCGTCGCTGGCGGCGCGACCACGGTCGGGGAGGTCGCCCGCGCGGTCGACGCGCCCGAACCAGTCGTCGAGGAGTGTCTGGCCGTGCTGGCCGACCGCGGGTTCCTGGAGCAGCGCGACGGGGAGTGGGCGCTGGCGGGGTAG
- a CDS encoding DUF7096 domain-containing protein: MSGYRAVLLVLFVVGGSLTAAPAVATDDATAVGERTQPTAQTDVTAQNQAAGERAGATESGIQQSEAENETVNGSLGSDISSFMQSNAAEANGAVETGMWDASFNATENRSNRKRLVERRTDELRAELTELQERKEELMAEREDGNISNAAYKARLGQLVGRINALKSSINATEPRAEQVDTNVEAIRTLETETNDLGGPEIAELARNTSGLGNATGPPGNATGPPGNATGPPGNGNGPPGNGTPLQNASNASDDAVADSANGTPGGRPDGVGNATDDRADSADDGVREATNDTTERRQGDEREPSGVTDSANRSDDAPVDPANRTDNGSADPANQSTGDPVPNASTPSAADELGYGTLATATSVSALGLLRAPPVA; this comes from the coding sequence ATGAGTGGCTATCGAGCCGTCCTGTTGGTGCTGTTCGTGGTCGGTGGTTCGCTGACGGCCGCCCCGGCGGTCGCGACGGACGACGCGACCGCCGTCGGCGAACGGACCCAGCCCACCGCCCAGACCGACGTCACCGCCCAGAATCAGGCCGCCGGGGAGCGGGCCGGGGCCACCGAGTCGGGAATCCAGCAGTCGGAGGCCGAGAACGAGACTGTGAACGGATCACTCGGTTCCGACATCTCGTCGTTCATGCAGTCGAACGCCGCGGAGGCCAACGGCGCGGTCGAGACCGGCATGTGGGACGCCTCGTTCAACGCGACGGAGAACCGTTCGAACCGGAAGCGACTGGTCGAACGACGGACCGACGAACTCCGCGCGGAGCTGACCGAACTCCAGGAGCGCAAGGAGGAACTCATGGCCGAGCGCGAGGACGGCAACATCAGCAACGCCGCCTACAAGGCGCGTCTGGGCCAGTTGGTCGGGAGGATCAACGCGCTGAAGTCGTCGATAAACGCCACCGAACCGCGCGCCGAGCAGGTCGACACGAACGTCGAGGCGATCCGGACGCTCGAAACCGAGACGAACGATCTCGGCGGCCCCGAGATCGCCGAGCTCGCGCGGAACACGTCGGGCCTCGGAAACGCCACCGGACCGCCCGGGAACGCCACCGGACCGCCCGGGAACGCCACCGGACCGCCCGGGAACGGCAATGGACCTCCCGGCAACGGAACCCCGTTACAGAACGCGAGCAACGCGTCCGACGACGCCGTCGCCGACTCGGCGAACGGGACGCCGGGCGGTCGGCCCGACGGCGTCGGCAACGCCACCGACGACCGGGCCGACTCGGCCGACGACGGCGTCAGAGAAGCGACGAACGACACCACCGAACGCCGACAGGGCGACGAACGAGAGCCGTCCGGCGTTACCGACTCCGCGAACCGGTCGGACGACGCCCCCGTCGACCCCGCGAATCGAACCGACAACGGCTCCGCCGACCCCGCGAACCAGTCGACCGGGGACCCGGTCCCGAACGCCAGCACGCCCTCGGCCGCCGACGAACTCGGGTACGGGACGCTCGCGACCGCGACGAGCGTGTCGGCGCTCGGCCTGCTCCGCGCGCCGCCGGTCGCGTAA
- a CDS encoding DUF5802 family protein: protein MFEEFSSGYYLGRLYVEPYHGDEAVIRRDQHEQINEQLYATGEGIERLDNPLVMKVDSHHLAVHGEDEVPEGTLALPEEVLDDTRIRNPPALKEVLLAKADRADQLLRYQARHPGVGT from the coding sequence ATGTTCGAGGAGTTCTCCAGCGGCTACTACCTCGGACGGCTGTACGTCGAGCCGTACCACGGCGACGAGGCAGTCATCCGTCGCGACCAGCACGAGCAGATCAACGAACAGCTCTACGCCACCGGCGAGGGCATCGAGCGACTCGACAATCCGCTCGTGATGAAGGTAGACAGCCACCACCTCGCGGTTCACGGAGAGGACGAGGTTCCCGAGGGGACGCTCGCGCTCCCCGAGGAGGTCCTCGACGACACCCGCATCAGGAATCCGCCCGCGCTCAAGGAGGTCCTGCTGGCGAAGGCCGACCGCGCCGACCAGCTACTCCGGTATCAGGCGCGTCATCCGGGCGTCGGGACCTGA
- a CDS encoding DUF1405 domain-containing protein: MAIPERYARAYLEDGPNLAWLLAVNVLAMLVGVRFYVGTLPEVPIYLWPLYADSPAALFLVTLSLATLLANLGNRLRDAPRNRYLAYLHTFAFAWLVKYGLWTAVALNLGFPAYFGPPWEADALWSYWFIVLTHLGFVVEAYLLPAYGATTRGALAAALAALLANDALDYLLGYHPPLRYEPGLVLPVATAALSVVAVGAAARAFDRLPSPDGRTE, encoded by the coding sequence ATGGCGATTCCCGAGCGATACGCCCGGGCGTATCTGGAGGACGGGCCGAACCTCGCGTGGCTGCTCGCGGTGAACGTCCTCGCGATGCTGGTCGGGGTGCGCTTCTACGTCGGGACCCTCCCCGAGGTTCCCATCTACCTCTGGCCGCTGTACGCCGACTCGCCCGCCGCGCTCTTTCTGGTCACGCTGTCGCTCGCCACGCTCCTGGCGAACCTCGGAAATCGACTCCGGGACGCTCCCCGAAATCGCTATCTCGCGTACCTCCACACCTTCGCGTTCGCGTGGCTGGTCAAGTACGGCCTCTGGACGGCGGTCGCGCTCAACCTCGGGTTCCCGGCGTACTTCGGGCCGCCGTGGGAGGCCGACGCGCTGTGGTCCTACTGGTTCATCGTCCTCACCCACCTCGGGTTCGTGGTCGAGGCGTACCTGCTTCCCGCCTACGGCGCGACGACCCGCGGCGCGCTGGCGGCCGCGCTCGCGGCCCTGCTCGCGAACGACGCCCTCGATTACCTGCTGGGGTATCATCCGCCGCTCCGGTACGAACCCGGACTCGTCCTCCCGGTGGCGACCGCGGCGCTCTCGGTGGTCGCGGTCGGCGCGGCGGCCCGCGCGTTCGACCGCCTTCCGAGCCCCGACGGCCGAACCGAGTAG